A genomic stretch from Anaerolinea thermophila UNI-1 includes:
- the obgE gene encoding GTPase ObgE, whose product MFVDEAIIKVRGGRGGDGMVHFHREKYVPHGGPDGGDGGRGGNVVLEVKPTLNTLVAFRYKDRYHAQDGARGGPNNMSGKSAPDLIIPVPPGTVVMDAETGELLGDLTQPGQRLIVAHGGRGGRGNQHFATPSNQVPKMAEKGEPGEERILRLELKLIADVGIVGVPNAGKSSLLAAVTNARPKIADYPFTTLEPNLGVAELDINTTLVLADIPGLIEGAHQGVGLGDAFLRHIQRTRVLIHLLDGLSEDPLADYSQINTELALFDEKLAEKPQLVALNKIDLPEVQERWPEIQKQLRNHGVEPYAISALARTGVKELLWKAAEMLQKAPKVEEIPALPVYRPGEDPRAFTIERVPGGWRVHSKALERAASMTYWEYEAPVRRFQKLIETLGVEEALRKAGIQEGESVFIGDYELEWQD is encoded by the coding sequence ATGTTTGTTGATGAAGCCATCATTAAAGTTAGAGGCGGTCGCGGTGGAGATGGAATGGTGCATTTCCACCGCGAAAAATACGTTCCCCACGGTGGCCCCGATGGCGGAGACGGTGGGAGAGGGGGAAACGTGGTTTTGGAAGTGAAACCCACTCTCAACACGCTGGTTGCTTTCCGTTACAAAGATCGCTACCATGCTCAGGATGGCGCCCGCGGGGGCCCCAATAATATGAGCGGGAAATCGGCTCCCGATCTGATCATTCCTGTTCCTCCAGGCACAGTGGTCATGGATGCAGAAACCGGTGAGTTGCTTGGGGATCTCACCCAACCTGGACAGAGGTTAATCGTTGCACATGGTGGCCGAGGCGGCCGGGGAAATCAACATTTTGCCACCCCTTCCAACCAGGTACCTAAAATGGCGGAGAAAGGTGAACCCGGGGAAGAACGGATTTTACGCCTGGAACTCAAATTAATTGCCGATGTTGGAATTGTAGGCGTGCCTAATGCCGGCAAGTCCAGTCTACTGGCAGCAGTGACCAACGCGAGACCCAAAATTGCCGATTACCCGTTCACTACGCTGGAACCCAATTTGGGGGTTGCCGAACTGGACATCAACACCACCCTGGTACTGGCAGATATTCCTGGGCTGATTGAAGGCGCCCATCAGGGAGTAGGGCTGGGCGATGCTTTCCTGCGCCACATACAACGTACCCGCGTCCTCATTCACCTTCTAGATGGATTATCTGAAGATCCATTGGCAGACTACTCGCAAATTAACACCGAACTGGCGCTGTTTGACGAAAAACTGGCTGAAAAACCTCAACTGGTGGCTTTGAACAAAATTGATTTACCCGAAGTTCAGGAACGCTGGCCTGAAATTCAAAAACAACTGCGAAACCATGGCGTAGAGCCTTATGCGATATCGGCACTGGCTCGAACCGGAGTAAAAGAACTGCTCTGGAAAGCCGCAGAAATGCTCCAGAAAGCGCCCAAAGTCGAGGAAATTCCCGCGCTCCCCGTTTACCGGCCGGGAGAAGACCCCCGCGCTTTTACCATCGAACGGGTACCTGGCGGCTGGCGCGTACATTCCAAAGCCCTGGAACGCGCTGCTTCCATGACCTACTGGGAATATGAAGCCCCCGTGCGCCGTTTCCAAAAACTGATTGAAACGTTGGGGGTTGAAGAAGCCTTGCGCAAGGCAGGCATCCAGGAAGGGGAATCCGTTTTTATTGGCGACTACGAACTGGAATGGCAGGACTGA
- a CDS encoding cyclic 2,3-diphosphoglycerate synthase — protein sequence MAPIRTIIMGAAGRDFHNFNVFFRGNPEYEVVAFTATQIPNIEGRVYPAELAGPKYPKGIPIYPESDLVRLIKELKVDQVVFAYSDVPHEYVMHKASTVLAAGADFRLMGTKATMLKSSKPVVAVCAVRTGSGKSQTTRRVSLILRELGYKVAAIRHPMPYGDLVKQAVQRFETYADLDKHECTIEEREEYEPHLDNGVIVYAGVDYEKILRQAEQEVDIILWDGGNNDFPFYVPDLYIVVADPHRPGHELAYHPGETNVRAADVFVLNKVDTARPEDVIKVRESLYAVNPNAIFIEAASPLFVENPGAIRGKRVLVVEDGPTLTHGEMAYGAGWVAARRFGAAEIVDPRPFAVRSILETYKKYPTTGAILPAMGYGEAQMKDLEETINRSDVDLVISATPIDLTRVIKVQKPIQRVRYELQEIGKPDLMDILSEKFGKKK from the coding sequence ATGGCACCAATTCGAACCATCATCATGGGCGCTGCTGGAAGAGACTTCCATAACTTCAATGTTTTTTTCCGCGGGAATCCGGAATACGAAGTCGTTGCCTTCACCGCAACCCAAATTCCCAATATTGAAGGCAGAGTTTACCCTGCTGAACTGGCTGGGCCAAAATACCCCAAAGGGATTCCAATTTACCCCGAAAGCGATCTGGTGCGGTTGATTAAGGAACTCAAAGTTGATCAGGTCGTATTCGCTTACAGCGATGTCCCCCATGAATATGTCATGCACAAAGCCTCTACTGTGCTTGCAGCAGGTGCCGATTTCCGCCTGATGGGTACCAAAGCCACCATGCTGAAATCCTCGAAACCAGTTGTGGCGGTTTGTGCCGTACGTACCGGCTCAGGGAAGAGCCAGACCACCCGTCGTGTTTCTCTGATTTTGCGCGAATTGGGATACAAAGTTGCCGCCATTCGCCACCCCATGCCTTACGGCGATCTGGTGAAGCAAGCCGTGCAACGGTTTGAGACCTATGCTGATCTGGACAAGCACGAATGCACCATTGAGGAACGCGAAGAATACGAACCACACCTTGACAACGGCGTGATTGTTTACGCTGGTGTAGATTACGAAAAAATCCTGCGCCAGGCAGAGCAGGAAGTGGATATCATTCTGTGGGATGGTGGCAACAACGATTTCCCCTTCTATGTGCCCGATCTCTACATCGTGGTTGCGGACCCGCATCGCCCTGGACACGAACTGGCTTATCACCCCGGCGAAACCAATGTCCGCGCAGCAGATGTGTTCGTATTGAACAAAGTGGATACTGCACGTCCCGAAGATGTCATCAAAGTGCGTGAGAGTCTGTATGCAGTCAACCCGAATGCCATCTTTATTGAAGCGGCTTCACCCTTATTCGTTGAAAATCCTGGGGCTATCCGTGGCAAACGCGTGCTGGTCGTCGAAGATGGTCCCACGCTGACTCATGGCGAGATGGCTTACGGCGCTGGCTGGGTAGCGGCTCGACGCTTCGGCGCGGCTGAAATTGTGGACCCGCGCCCCTTTGCTGTGCGCAGTATCCTGGAAACCTACAAGAAGTACCCCACCACCGGCGCGATTCTGCCCGCTATGGGTTATGGTGAAGCCCAGATGAAGGATCTGGAAGAAACCATCAACCGCTCCGATGTCGACCTGGTCATCAGCGCCACCCCCATTGACCTGACCCGGGTGATTAAGGTGCAAAAGCCCATCCAACGGGTGCGCTATGAACTGCAGGAAATTGGCAAACCCGACTTGATGGACATCCTGTCTGAAAAGTTCGGCAAGAAGAAATAA
- the argS gene encoding arginine--tRNA ligase, producing MFEAEKQQIEEKILQILSEKGLQDIKLTWGWIPFNGAWGMAAPFFPVAAQEARMGKKVQVPVRAQELAEEVAQALGKPAGFERVEAVKGYLNLYFSSSEYAQRVIDQVLEEGSEFGKGPSLNQQVMVEFSQPNTHKAFHVGHLRSAILGDSISRILEFAGYDVIRANYPGDIGLHVIKWLWNYMKFHNGEKPPAGATTRWMGDLYAEANRRLEENPELESEVRALYARWDKRDPEIVRLWEETREWSLQGFREMYRTLDIRFDIYYFNSMVEHPGKEVVEELIQKGIAQDERPEGPVIVKLDELLGLKEEKYRVLVILRSDNTALYATEDLALAKRKFSDYPNLYRSYYVVDVRQSLHFQQVFKTLELAGYEWANRCQHIPYELVNLPGNVVMASREGTVVLLEDLIREATARALQVVEEKNPELLPEQKQQVAQAVGIGAIKYPMLARENTKIVTFDWQTALDFNGQAAPYIQYAHVRASSILRKAGGVPLHAEVNYPMMPAELQLIDLISRFPKEVQRAASELKPLHIANAAYELAKTFSDFYNECPVLTAEEPVRNGRLRLVAATRQTIANALGLLGIQAPEVM from the coding sequence ATGTTTGAAGCCGAAAAGCAACAAATTGAGGAAAAAATCCTGCAAATTCTGAGTGAAAAAGGGCTCCAGGATATCAAACTTACCTGGGGATGGATTCCGTTTAACGGTGCATGGGGTATGGCTGCCCCCTTTTTCCCGGTCGCCGCTCAGGAAGCCCGTATGGGGAAAAAGGTTCAGGTTCCTGTGAGAGCACAGGAACTGGCTGAAGAAGTCGCCCAAGCCCTTGGGAAACCCGCAGGGTTCGAGCGGGTAGAAGCCGTCAAGGGTTACCTGAATTTGTACTTCTCTTCAAGCGAATATGCCCAACGCGTAATTGACCAGGTGCTGGAAGAAGGCAGTGAATTTGGAAAGGGGCCCAGCCTGAACCAGCAGGTGATGGTTGAGTTTTCCCAACCGAATACCCACAAAGCCTTTCATGTAGGGCATCTAAGAAGTGCCATCCTGGGAGATTCCATCAGCCGCATACTGGAATTTGCCGGTTATGACGTCATTCGCGCCAATTATCCGGGAGATATCGGACTGCACGTCATCAAATGGCTGTGGAACTATATGAAATTCCACAACGGCGAAAAACCGCCTGCCGGTGCCACCACCCGCTGGATGGGTGATCTCTACGCCGAAGCCAACCGCAGGCTCGAAGAAAACCCTGAACTGGAAAGCGAAGTTCGCGCGCTTTATGCTCGCTGGGACAAACGGGACCCTGAAATCGTACGCTTGTGGGAAGAAACCCGTGAGTGGTCTCTGCAGGGTTTCCGCGAGATGTACAGGACACTTGATATCCGCTTTGATATTTACTACTTCAACAGCATGGTAGAACATCCCGGCAAGGAAGTGGTTGAAGAATTGATTCAAAAGGGTATCGCCCAGGATGAGCGTCCGGAAGGTCCGGTAATTGTCAAATTAGACGAATTGCTGGGGCTGAAAGAAGAAAAATACCGTGTGCTGGTAATCCTGCGTTCAGACAACACAGCCCTGTACGCCACCGAGGATCTGGCGCTGGCAAAACGCAAGTTTTCCGACTATCCCAATCTATACCGCTCTTACTACGTGGTAGACGTAAGACAATCTCTCCATTTCCAGCAGGTATTTAAGACGCTGGAACTGGCGGGATATGAATGGGCAAACCGGTGTCAACACATTCCCTACGAACTGGTAAATCTTCCCGGTAATGTCGTAATGGCATCCCGTGAAGGCACTGTGGTTCTGCTAGAAGACCTGATTCGGGAAGCCACTGCCAGAGCCCTGCAGGTAGTGGAAGAAAAGAACCCTGAATTGCTTCCTGAACAGAAGCAACAGGTAGCACAGGCTGTGGGAATTGGCGCAATCAAATACCCCATGCTGGCGAGGGAAAACACCAAAATTGTCACCTTTGACTGGCAAACTGCCCTAGATTTTAACGGGCAAGCCGCACCGTATATTCAATACGCTCACGTGCGTGCTTCCAGCATCTTACGCAAAGCTGGCGGCGTGCCACTCCATGCAGAAGTCAATTATCCAATGATGCCTGCGGAACTGCAACTAATTGACTTAATTTCGCGCTTCCCTAAAGAAGTCCAGCGAGCCGCCAGTGAGTTGAAACCCTTGCACATTGCCAATGCGGCATATGAACTGGCAAAGACCTTCAGCGATTTTTACAATGAATGCCCGGTTCTCACAGCTGAAGAACCGGTGCGAAATGGACGGCTGCGATTGGTAGCCGCTACACGACAGACAATTGCTAACGCCCTGGGGCTTTTGGGTATTCAAGCCCCCGAGGTCATGTAG
- the rpsT gene encoding 30S ribosomal protein S20 translates to MANIKSQIKRNKQNEKRRIRNRIVRGKARTAVAKAREALASQSVEEAKQAVLLAISSLDRAASKGVIHKNNAARRKSRLMKRLAALAK, encoded by the coding sequence TTGGCGAACATCAAGTCTCAAATCAAGCGCAATAAGCAAAACGAAAAACGACGTATTCGCAACCGCATCGTTCGTGGGAAAGCGCGCACGGCCGTAGCCAAAGCCCGAGAAGCCCTTGCCAGCCAATCGGTGGAAGAAGCCAAGCAGGCTGTCTTGCTGGCAATCTCGTCGCTCGATCGTGCAGCCTCTAAGGGTGTCATCCATAAGAATAATGCCGCCCGCCGCAAGAGCCGCCTGATGAAGCGTCTTGCAGCCCTGGCAAAGTAA
- a CDS encoding phosphoglycerate kinase: MFNKKSVRDIDVKGKKVLVRVDFNVPIKEGVVQDDTRIRAALPTIEYLLEQGAAVILFSHLGRPKGGPDPKYSMKPVAEYLAQLMGKPVAFAEDCVGEPAEKAAANLKPGEVLVLENTRFHPEEEKNDLELAKKMAALADIYVNDAFGSAHRAHSSTEGVARFLPAVAGFLMEKEIQYLSQAIENPKRPFVAILGGAKVSDKIGVIKNLLTKADTILIGGGMANTFFKAQGYPVGKSLVEDEVLDLARELIAQGGTKLRLPVDVVIAQSMEEGAETKVVPVGPIPDDWMILDIGPETVASYGKVIANAATVVWNGPMGVFEVSTFAKGTFGIADALAKSNAISIVGGGDSASAVQKSGLAEKITHISTGGGASLEMLEGLFLPGVAALLDK; the protein is encoded by the coding sequence ATGTTCAACAAAAAATCTGTTCGGGATATTGACGTCAAAGGGAAGAAAGTCCTGGTTCGGGTGGATTTTAACGTCCCTATCAAAGAGGGCGTGGTGCAGGATGATACCCGTATCCGGGCAGCACTGCCCACAATTGAATATTTGCTGGAACAGGGCGCCGCAGTGATTCTCTTCTCCCATCTGGGCAGACCCAAAGGCGGACCTGATCCCAAATACTCCATGAAACCGGTTGCCGAGTACCTTGCTCAACTGATGGGTAAGCCGGTTGCCTTCGCTGAGGATTGTGTTGGCGAGCCTGCGGAGAAAGCAGCCGCCAATCTCAAACCCGGTGAAGTGCTGGTGCTGGAAAACACCCGCTTCCATCCGGAAGAAGAAAAGAATGACCTGGAACTGGCAAAGAAAATGGCAGCGCTGGCAGATATCTACGTCAACGATGCCTTTGGAAGCGCTCATCGCGCCCATTCCTCGACGGAAGGGGTGGCCCGCTTCCTGCCTGCGGTGGCTGGCTTCCTGATGGAGAAGGAAATCCAATATCTCTCCCAAGCCATTGAAAATCCCAAACGCCCCTTTGTCGCTATTCTGGGCGGTGCAAAAGTGAGTGACAAAATTGGCGTGATCAAGAACTTGCTTACCAAAGCCGATACCATCCTGATCGGTGGCGGAATGGCAAACACTTTCTTCAAAGCCCAGGGGTATCCGGTGGGTAAGTCGCTGGTGGAAGACGAGGTTCTCGATCTGGCACGTGAATTAATCGCCCAGGGCGGTACTAAACTACGCCTGCCGGTAGACGTGGTCATTGCCCAAAGCATGGAAGAAGGCGCAGAAACCAAGGTTGTCCCTGTGGGTCCCATCCCCGACGACTGGATGATTCTGGACATCGGACCCGAAACGGTGGCGTCATACGGAAAGGTGATTGCGAACGCCGCGACTGTGGTGTGGAACGGTCCGATGGGTGTTTTTGAGGTCTCAACATTTGCCAAAGGCACTTTCGGCATTGCCGACGCCCTGGCAAAGAGCAATGCCATTTCTATCGTGGGTGGAGGCGACTCCGCCTCGGCAGTGCAGAAATCTGGACTGGCAGAGAAAATCACCCATATTTCGACAGGCGGAGGAGCATCGCTGGAGATGCTTGAAGGATTGTTCTTGCCCGGTGTGGCGGCCTTACTGGACAAGTAA
- the gap gene encoding type I glyceraldehyde-3-phosphate dehydrogenase, translated as MTVKVGINGFGRIGRQVLKAIMERYPNELEVVAVNDLFDAKTNAHLFKYDSNYGIFNGTVEVSGTDLVINGKTVKVLAEKDPAKLPWKDLGVDIVIESTGVFTDALGDPAKGKAGANAHLQAGAKKVIISAPAKNEDITIVMGVNDDKYDPAKHHIVSNASCTTNCLAPAAKVVHEKFKILNAVMVTIHSYTNDQVILDQGHKKEMRRSRAAGLNIIPTTTGAAKAVALVIPDLKGKFDGYALRVPTPTVSIVDFTATVEKATTKEELNAAFMEAANGALKGILGVTTGEYMDPLVSMDFKGDSRSSIVDLPSNMVMGGNLIKVVTWYDNEWGYSCRTADLAAMMAKKL; from the coding sequence ATGACTGTCAAAGTTGGTATTAATGGGTTTGGACGCATCGGTCGTCAGGTATTGAAAGCCATTATGGAACGATACCCGAACGAACTGGAAGTTGTGGCTGTCAATGACTTGTTTGACGCCAAAACCAATGCCCACCTGTTCAAATATGATTCCAATTACGGCATTTTCAACGGCACCGTTGAAGTTTCCGGGACCGACCTTGTGATCAACGGCAAAACCGTTAAGGTGTTAGCCGAAAAAGATCCTGCCAAACTGCCGTGGAAGGATCTGGGCGTGGATATTGTGATTGAATCCACCGGCGTGTTTACCGATGCACTGGGCGATCCTGCAAAAGGAAAAGCCGGCGCCAACGCTCACCTGCAGGCTGGTGCCAAGAAAGTCATCATTTCTGCCCCAGCGAAAAATGAAGACATCACCATCGTCATGGGTGTGAATGACGACAAGTATGACCCCGCCAAACACCATATCGTCTCCAACGCCTCCTGCACCACGAACTGTCTGGCACCCGCTGCGAAAGTGGTGCATGAGAAATTCAAGATTTTGAACGCCGTGATGGTCACCATTCACTCCTACACCAACGACCAGGTCATTCTGGATCAGGGTCACAAGAAAGAAATGCGCCGCTCCCGCGCCGCTGGCTTGAACATCATCCCCACCACTACCGGCGCCGCCAAAGCCGTTGCGTTGGTGATCCCCGACCTGAAGGGCAAATTCGATGGTTATGCTCTGCGCGTGCCCACGCCCACGGTGTCGATTGTTGACTTCACTGCCACTGTGGAAAAAGCCACTACCAAAGAAGAACTGAATGCTGCCTTCATGGAAGCCGCCAATGGCGCTTTGAAGGGTATCCTGGGGGTGACCACCGGCGAATACATGGATCCGCTGGTGTCCATGGACTTCAAAGGTGACTCCCGCTCCTCGATTGTAGACCTGCCCTCCAATATGGTGATGGGCGGCAACCTGATCAAAGTCGTTACCTGGTACGATAACGAATGGGGGTATTCCTGCCGCACCGCCGATCTGGCAGCCATGATGGCAAAGAAACTGTAA
- a CDS encoding gluconeogenesis factor YvcK family protein: protein MRKPFFRTFLGILRRELRWLSPGVGLKRWLLLIMLGNTFIGVGIAMLLLDFYRNAPDTWWLPAVSFLALRFLTRPLRVLIFGGIGLGLLLIGLWGFNKTLLSPFIQPGKRVLDSLSEFRKRERGPRIVAIGGGTGLYSLLRGIKAYTHNITAIVTVADDGGSSGELRRTLGILPPGDIRNCLAALANDETLMTHLFQYRFSGSNGLTGHSMGNLFITAMTEITGSFEEAIAESGKVLAVRGRVYPSTLHDVRLAAEVQLPDHAREIHILGESRIPEAKGKIRRVWLEPDNPKAYPPAIQAILNADLILVGPGSLFTSILPNLLVSDIAEALRVSRGLKFFICNVATQRGETDSFTCEDHVKTIEQYIGEGIFDVIICNQNTSKSLPEGIQWVLAGEEFKQSYPVYCTDLIDSESPTRHDPQKLAQAIMEIFEDRTGPLSIRENLNNVES from the coding sequence ATGCGCAAACCTTTCTTCCGCACCTTTCTGGGAATTCTTCGACGGGAACTTCGATGGTTATCCCCAGGGGTGGGGTTAAAAAGATGGCTGTTATTAATCATGCTGGGCAACACCTTCATTGGTGTAGGGATTGCCATGCTTTTGCTGGATTTTTACCGAAATGCTCCCGATACCTGGTGGTTGCCCGCCGTTTCTTTCCTGGCGTTACGCTTCCTCACCCGTCCTCTCCGCGTGTTGATTTTTGGAGGAATCGGGCTAGGGTTATTGCTGATAGGTCTTTGGGGCTTCAACAAGACCCTGCTCAGCCCATTCATCCAACCGGGTAAACGGGTACTGGATTCCCTCTCTGAATTTCGCAAGCGCGAACGTGGGCCCCGCATTGTTGCGATCGGTGGCGGAACGGGCTTGTACAGCCTGTTAAGGGGTATTAAGGCCTATACACACAACATCACCGCTATTGTTACCGTGGCAGATGATGGTGGCTCTTCGGGAGAACTACGGCGCACCCTCGGGATTCTTCCCCCCGGCGATATCCGCAACTGTCTGGCAGCCCTGGCAAATGATGAAACTCTGATGACCCATTTGTTCCAGTACCGCTTTTCGGGAAGCAACGGACTCACCGGGCACTCCATGGGGAATTTATTCATCACAGCCATGACCGAAATTACCGGAAGTTTTGAAGAAGCCATTGCCGAGTCGGGAAAAGTGCTGGCAGTGCGGGGAAGAGTATATCCTTCCACCCTGCATGACGTGCGTCTGGCGGCAGAGGTTCAACTTCCCGACCACGCCAGAGAAATCCATATTCTGGGGGAGAGTCGCATCCCGGAAGCAAAAGGGAAAATCCGCCGGGTGTGGCTTGAACCAGACAACCCCAAAGCCTACCCCCCGGCAATTCAAGCCATTCTGAATGCTGACCTGATTCTTGTTGGTCCAGGAAGTTTATTCACCAGTATTCTGCCAAATTTGCTGGTATCAGACATTGCTGAAGCCCTTCGGGTGAGTCGTGGATTGAAATTCTTCATTTGTAATGTAGCAACTCAGCGGGGTGAAACGGATTCCTTTACCTGCGAGGACCATGTAAAAACCATTGAGCAGTACATTGGAGAGGGAATCTTTGACGTCATCATTTGCAACCAGAACACCAGTAAATCCCTTCCGGAGGGCATTCAATGGGTTCTGGCAGGAGAGGAATTCAAACAATCTTACCCGGTATATTGCACAGACCTGATTGATTCAGAGAGTCCCACTCGTCATGATCCGCAAAAACTTGCCCAGGCAATCATGGAAATTTTCGAAGACCGAACGGGGCCTTTAAGCATTCGTGAAAATTTGAACAATGTCGAATCCTGA
- a CDS encoding ROK family protein has product MDYYIAVDIGGTQLRAALYPEGEQKAVSQKRIPTQTKDQSPVDRLLELIKNIMPSQGKVKAIGMAAPGPINPKTGILYAAPNIPGWVNLPLAQIVQDRFKVPTLLGNDANLAAMGEWKFGAGRGYQHLLYMTVSTGIGGGVIEEGKLLLGYKGLAAEIGHITVDPNGPLCGCGQRGHLEALASGTAIARYVSEQLASGVPSSMAELPAVTARDVSLAAEQGDPLAREALARAGRYLGRAIADFLHLFNPQIVIIGGGVSRSGRYFLDPLRNSIAEYVISPEYLHGLVVTTASLGDDAGLLGALALAQTVE; this is encoded by the coding sequence ATGGACTATTACATCGCTGTAGATATTGGGGGAACCCAGTTACGAGCCGCACTGTACCCGGAGGGAGAACAGAAAGCTGTATCTCAGAAGCGTATCCCCACACAGACCAAAGATCAGTCTCCCGTAGATCGTCTGCTGGAACTGATTAAGAATATTATGCCCTCGCAGGGTAAAGTCAAAGCCATTGGTATGGCAGCACCGGGCCCCATTAATCCCAAGACTGGAATTTTGTATGCCGCTCCGAACATCCCCGGGTGGGTGAATCTTCCCCTGGCGCAGATTGTTCAGGATCGTTTCAAGGTCCCCACGCTTTTAGGAAATGATGCTAACCTTGCCGCCATGGGGGAGTGGAAATTTGGTGCGGGGCGTGGGTATCAGCATTTGCTCTACATGACTGTCAGCACAGGCATCGGCGGTGGTGTGATTGAGGAAGGAAAATTGCTGTTAGGTTATAAAGGATTAGCGGCGGAAATCGGGCATATCACGGTGGACCCTAATGGCCCACTGTGTGGTTGTGGACAGCGAGGACATCTGGAAGCGCTGGCTTCAGGTACGGCAATTGCGCGTTATGTTTCCGAGCAACTCGCTAGTGGGGTGCCTTCATCCATGGCTGAACTGCCCGCTGTGACGGCGCGCGATGTTAGCCTGGCGGCAGAACAGGGAGACCCATTGGCGCGGGAAGCGCTTGCCCGCGCAGGGCGTTATTTGGGTCGAGCCATTGCAGATTTCCTGCATTTATTCAATCCCCAAATTGTGATTATCGGGGGTGGGGTCTCTCGTAGTGGGCGTTATTTCCTCGATCCCTTGCGGAACTCAATTGCGGAATATGTGATTTCCCCAGAGTATTTGCATGGATTGGTGGTAACCACGGCCTCTCTTGGGGATGATGCGGGACTGCTGGGTGCCCTGGCGCTAGCACAAACTGTGGAGTAA
- a CDS encoding sensor histidine kinase, translating to MLEPLLPDFRVRQRDYLLEIARALTQELDLKKLLGRILRIAIEMLAGQAGLIALREEEGGWRVVVTQGIPMAFLRAIENVLANVPADEDPERYELPEINRQVNELAQAASMGLLHGIVLPLITLQRVVGLIVIFRSYAGSFTSNDIALLSSFADQAAIAVQNAQLYTQTNLEKERLNALLDSLADGILILRPDHSIERCNPAISRMLNLPLENIRGRRHDEIIRWSKPPQGITLEQAESDGWPLTPHAYLYVEGDLSRSGLAPLPVGITYAPLISSENKLVNIIATVRDITRFRQAEELKSTFISIVSHELKTPVALIKGYVSTLRREDASWDPEIIQDSLKVIEEEADRLAVMIENLLDASRLQAGGLTLKKSDLSLPELARRVAQRMQTQTSSHRIVVDFPDDFPIVLADEGRLQQVLTNLIGNAIKYAPGGEIRVHGEARGNQIIVCVSDQGPGINPEDVPHVFDRFYRNPEAAKKTKGAGLGLYLSRAIIEAHGGRIWVDSHPGQQGARICFTLPRD from the coding sequence ATGTTAGAACCGCTCTTACCCGATTTTCGAGTCCGTCAACGTGATTACCTGCTGGAAATTGCCCGAGCGTTAACCCAGGAACTGGATTTAAAGAAACTTCTGGGTCGTATTCTTCGTATAGCCATTGAAATGCTGGCGGGACAGGCAGGGTTGATTGCGCTCCGGGAGGAAGAAGGTGGCTGGCGCGTGGTGGTTACTCAAGGGATCCCCATGGCTTTCTTGCGAGCAATTGAGAATGTACTGGCAAATGTCCCTGCCGATGAGGATCCCGAACGATACGAACTTCCGGAAATTAATCGTCAGGTAAATGAATTAGCACAAGCCGCAAGTATGGGGTTGTTGCATGGCATTGTCCTGCCTCTCATTACACTTCAGCGTGTGGTGGGGTTGATTGTCATCTTCCGTTCGTATGCCGGCAGTTTTACCTCCAATGATATTGCCTTGTTGAGCAGTTTCGCCGACCAGGCAGCCATTGCGGTGCAAAATGCTCAGTTGTACACACAAACGAATCTGGAGAAAGAAAGGCTTAATGCTTTACTGGACTCCCTGGCAGACGGAATCCTGATTCTCCGTCCGGATCATTCCATTGAGCGCTGTAACCCGGCAATTTCCAGGATGTTGAATTTGCCATTAGAAAATATTCGCGGCAGACGTCATGATGAAATCATCCGCTGGAGCAAACCCCCACAGGGAATCACTCTCGAACAAGCCGAATCAGATGGCTGGCCTCTTACTCCGCATGCATACCTTTACGTTGAAGGGGATCTTTCCCGCTCTGGTTTAGCCCCCTTGCCGGTTGGGATTACCTATGCGCCTTTGATCTCTTCCGAAAATAAACTGGTCAATATTATTGCCACGGTGAGAGACATTACTCGTTTCCGTCAGGCGGAAGAGTTAAAATCTACTTTTATCTCCATTGTAAGTCATGAACTTAAGACCCCCGTGGCACTGATTAAGGGCTATGTAAGTACTTTGCGTAGAGAAGACGCTTCCTGGGACCCGGAAATCATTCAGGACAGCCTGAAGGTGATCGAGGAAGAAGCCGACCGCTTAGCGGTGATGATTGAGAACCTGCTGGATGCTTCACGCTTGCAAGCCGGTGGTTTAACTCTGAAGAAGAGCGATTTGTCTCTTCCAGAATTGGCTCGGCGAGTAGCTCAGCGGATGCAAACTCAGACTTCCTCTCACCGCATTGTGGTGGATTTTCCAGACGATTTTCCTATTGTGCTTGCCGATGAAGGCAGACTACAACAGGTGCTGACCAATTTGATAGGCAATGCGATCAAGTACGCTCCTGGTGGAGAGATCCGTGTGCATGGAGAGGCACGTGGAAATCAGATTATCGTTTGTGTGAGTGACCAGGGCCCTGGTATCAACCCTGAGGATGTCCCTCATGTGTTTGATCGCTTTTACCGTAACCCTGAAGCAGCAAAAAAGACGAAAGGTGCGGGGTTGGGTTTGTATTTGTCACGGGCTATCATTGAGGCGCATGGAGGAAGGATTTGGGTAGATAGTCACCCCGGTCAACAGGGTGCTCGAATTTGTTTCACCTTGCCCCGAGATTAG